The DNA sequence tgtggttaagaagatatgattggttttaaaaaaaatgtgattgagaaaatatgatttgaaaacaattttaaaaagatttgattttagaaattaataacttggctataaagaaaagatatgattcaaacattaaacatttctcaacagaaaaggcaacatacttgagatgttgaatcaaatcattaattgatagcaagtatctttaaaaatggaaagaaattgattttgaaaaagatttgattgaaaaattgattagaaaaagatttgattttgaaaagattctgaaaacttaaaaaaaatttgaattgaaaacaaaatcttcccccttgtgccatcctggcgttaaacgcccagaatggtgcacattctggcgtttaacgcccaaaactatacccttttgggcgttaaacgcccaaccaggcaccctggctggcgtttaaacgccagtctgtccttcttcactgggcgttttgaacgcccagctttttttctgtgcaattcctctgctgtatgttctgaatcttcaattctctgtattattgacttgaaaagacacaaattaaaaatatttttggatttttttaataataaagaataatcaaaatgcaactaaaatcaaataacaatgcatgcaagacaccaaacttagtagtttgtatactactgacactaatgagaatgcatatgagacacacaaaacacttcaagtcaatagaattcaaagatcagagcacggaaatcatcaagaacatcttgaagatcactaagacacatgaatgaatgcatgcaattgacaccaaacttaagatgagacactagactcaaacaagaaatttttgggttttatgatttttttgatttttttgtgtttttcgaaaattaagtggaaaaaggtatcaaaattcttaatgagaattccaggaatcagtgcaatgctagtctaagactccggtccaggaattacaCATGGCTTCACaaccagccaagctttcaaagaaagcttcggtccaaaacactagacatggccaaaggccagccaagccttagcagatcactgctccaaaagcaagattgataaaaatcaacaagctcttgtgatgataagttgaaacctcggtccaatgagattagacatggcttctcagccagccagacttcaacaaatcatcatgaaactctagaattcatcttcaagaatttcgaaaaaaaaatacctaatctaagcaacaagatgaaccgtcagttgtccaaactgaacaatccccggcaacggcgccaaaaacttggtgctgttgccggattttggcactgatgttaccggacaaagagcttgctcaaaacttgaacaatccccggcaacggcgccaaaaacttggtgcgcgaaattgtgaacaatacttttttacaactctcataatccccggtcatgaactccaaaaacttggtagctcaattccatggcattacacaacttcgcacaactaaccagcaagtgcactgggtcgtccaagtaataaaccttacgcgagtaagggtcgatcccacggagattgttagtatgaagcaagctatggtcatcttgtaaatcttagtcaggcagactcaaatggatatggtgatgaacgaaaataacataaaagataaagatagagatacttatgtaattcattagtaggaacttcagataagcgcatgaagatgccttcccttccgtctctctgctttcctactgtcttcatccaatccttcttattcctttccatggcaagcttgtgtagggtttcaccgttgtcaatggctacctcccatcctctcagtgaaaacgattgcaaatgctctgtcacagcacgcggaattcagctgtcggttctcggtcaggccggaatagaatccatcgattcttttgcgtctgtcactaacgccccgcctgctaggagtttgaagcacgtcacagtcattcaatcattgaatcctactcagaataccacagacaaggttagaccttccggattctcttgaatgctgccatcagttctcgcctataccacgaagactctgatctcacggaatggttggctcgtttgtcaggcgagcactcggttgtcaggcgatcaaccatgcatcgtgcaatcaggaatccaagagatattcactagagccttggttgcttgtagaacaaaagtggttgtcagtcaccttgttcataagtgagaatgatgatgagtgtcacggatcatcacattcatcaagttgaagaacaagtgatatcttagaacaagaacaagcggaattgaatggaagaacaatagtaattgcattaatactcgaggtacagcagagctccacaccttaatctatggtgtgtagaaactccaccgttgaaaatacataagcataaggtctaggcatggccgaatggccagcctcccaatgatctaagatagcataaaacacaaagatagctacccaggtatctcaatacaatagtaaaaggtcctacttatagaaaactagtagcctagggtgtacagagatgagtaaatgacataaaaatccacttccggacccacttggtgtgtgcttgggctgagcaatgaagcattttcgtgtagagactcttcttggagttaaacgccagcttttatgccagtttgggcgtttaactcccatttgggtgccagttccagcgtttaacgttgggattcctgagggtgactttgaacgccggtttgggccatcaaatcttgggcaaagtatggactatcatatattgctggaaagcccaggatgtctactttccaacgccgttgagagcgcgccaattgggcttctgtagctccaaaaaatccacttcgagtgcagggaggtcagaatccaacagcatctgcagtcctttttagtctctgaatcagatttttgctcaggtccctcaatttcagccagaaaatacctgaaatcacaaaaaaacacacaaactcatagtaaagtccagaaaagtgaattttagctaaaaactaataaaaatatactaagaactcaactaaaactactaaaaacatactaaaaataatgccaaaaagggtacaaattatccgctcatcactgcgCCTGGACAAAGGTCGGAGACCCTTGGAGAAACTTCTTAGTATCcaaatatggggccctcccccacacttctcggaggaaccccGCAATGGCAGCCTCTACTTCATCCAGGTCATCCAGACCATATTTCTCACAAGGGGAGGCCTCCAGCCAATATAAGGGAAAGCGAAGAGAAGAGttatcatccagaaaaaaggggtggtgaccctctacagcttgcactttgaaaaaataatttttgaagtcatggaaggattcgtcaaaaagggtgaaaatcctccgaccttgtatggctcggaaggacacccattgctgtttgttgtttagcccactaaagggcttagtcatgtggaaaagaaaaaagaaaatcctcaaagaagTTGGGAAGTCCAAAGCTTgactaataaattgataaattttcagaaaaccccaaaagttggggtgaagttgggtaggggcaactcgacagtggtgcaaaacagaCATTTCAAAATccgaaaaaggaagaaagacacccagacgggtgatcatacattcatacataaagaagaaATGAGAAGACGCCTCATTGGCCCTCCCAAAGCAAACCCGGTCTTCTGGACCCGGGACTACCAACTCATACTTCGGCTCGTCATCCTCAGAAACACAAATCCTGtggtgagtacgaagatgagtaaTAAACTCCGTATCAACCAAAGGTTCCTCTCCTAGGACTGTGACATCAACCCATTGAGAAAGAGCCTCTACAGAAGACATTTTCTAAAAACACGACGAAaacctacaaaggaaaaaggaaaaagaatcaAAAACGAGAGTCCCTAAGGGGATACGACAGCCTACAACGTCACTTCTCCCtctccaaagaaaataaaagcatgcaatcaCAAAGCATGTCATAAAAGTAAAACgctaacctttatccgaaaCCGAAGGTTGAAAGAAGCAGAGGTCTCCGAATGCAAGAATGAAGCACGAACAAAGcaagaagaaatttgaaaaattgcagaaacgaaaaaatgaaagagagggaaagtatttataaacatacTAAGGGGTATAATGGTAAAAGcggggcagtcattaatgagaatgcaccgttaccaaagtctacgcacatccctaacggacacgacgcttgattaGACGTAACCGTCAGAACCGAAGAGACACGGAAAGTCACGTCGGTTTCAgaaaatcacgtcggtcctCCAACAAGTCGACTACGATCCCGAGTAAAATACTCGAACCCAAGTCCTATAaagatcttgggctcaagtaggggcactgttcctaccctggcccaataataaaggcccaggtccaaataaaaggccTAATCCAGAGGATTGAGCCTTACTAAACACCAACCTTCACACTTAGAAGTCGGTGTCAAACCCGACTTACTCCCAAAAAGTCGGGACAGAGAATAGttggcagataagcactcattcaaatgagtaactgcccctaaaatctctctaactactttaatcaagccatatcttaacctccctaagataatgggacggttaacaccctaaaaatatggcactactccaacggtggttattggctcaccactacaaatacactgacacccctcaggtatctctaagcccaatactctctagacctgctcacacccttgctaacttaggcatcggagtgtctttgcaggtaccaccccccattcactcacgagcacaagtcggaaggaggctccaaCGTGCAAACTAGCTCGGAAGCCACCATCCAcggacgattgggccaaccaaagccatccatcttattaatctccggttacccatcgtaacaactttgttaattaaaaaaatctaaatacataattaattaataataacaatttttaatatgaatataaaaaatatttgatatccgaataatattattattgttaaattaaTAACGGATCCCAATTCTCAAGCTAAAATGGGTTTTACGAACTTTGTTTTGGGCGGGCAAAGTAATCTTGAAACACTTCTATTTCCATGGTGGCGTAGTAGTACAGTTGATCAAAGTATATCTATCTCTATGGGAATAACTCTGCCTGAtctagaatttaaaaaataaaaaatattatttttgcatatataGCTGGAgtagctcagttggttagagcGTGTGGCTGTTAACCACAAGGTCGAAGGTTCAAGCCCTTCTTCTAGCGATATTTTTTTTCCTGGTCAAAAGTAATATATTTCCTAATAGATATATCAAAAGCTTCATGCCCTCTTGCATAGAATTTCCCTACAATCATTCCACAAATACTATCTGCTGTCTTGTTTTTTGAGGTCCATCTTGAGTCtgggagaaaaataaaatatcaaaactgCTTATTTAGCTCCTACAACATAAGCATCTCAAACTCAGTTGTTAGAGAACTAAGTAATTGATTAACATACATGAAGAGGTACCCTCTTAGTTGCTATCACCGCCATTCCATTCCCTCCAGTCTTTGTCAACATTACTTTGGGCCCATTTTACAGCGGCACGTGCAGCTTGTGGTCCACCCGGCAGCCCCCGTTCGCTTACGGCATCAGCCATGTCAATGAATGGAACGACCAAGAGAGTCCCCGGACCTCCATACTCAGAATGTAAGAACGTGCTAAAAATCTGTTCAACTCAATCATTCAATGTGTTATTGCATAAGTCACAGCTTTCATTTACTATATCATATATCACTAATTAACTCGAGCACAAGAATAAAAGCACTGATACACAATGAAGATCCACAAGAATGAACTACCTTAACGAATCAAACACTTATCAGATTCATGTCATGCCAATGAACATAAAGAGTGCATCAAGTTAGCATTTGCAATGTTGTGTGACAATCAAATATGAAAGGCATTCAAGTTATTATCAACACTTCCTAATTCCAAGGACAAATAACATGGAAAATGGAAACATTTGACATAAAAACGGATAAAACTTCATCTGCTCCTTCATCTGTTCCTTTTTCCTGGTAGTTAAAATATCCTCGTGTAGTCAACTTTTAGGGGCTCGATTGTCCTAAAAGTATAGCCCTCTCATCACTCATcagtgaagaaaagaaaaaaacagaAATGCCACAAAGTAAACTACTAAACATTGATTTATCTAACCaggcattccaaatcacttcTAAATTCATTAGTTCCTTACGACCTCAGTACACATGTCAACCTGAATATATACCTCTCATCACTCATCACTCACCAGTGGAAAAATAACATTCAGAAATTCCACAGactaaataaacataaaaaagactccaacataagcattaaaaaaTTGACTTCAAAATTCAACATGTTCCCTTAGACCTTACTTCACATGCAGAGGTCACAGCACTCATCAATGAATGAAGGGGGGtaagaaggaagaaaaaaagaaaaaggaaaccAGAAATGCCACAAAGCAGGGTCACAAGTTTGGCATGCTGAAAAATCAGAGTGATATGCTATACTCAATTAaagtgaaaactcaggtgcagtcgacttcacgtgatgttgatagctgagagtcgctagatgaaaatttagtcaaattaatcaaatcatctaacgactctcagttatcaacttcacctgaagtcgactgcacctgagtttccacCATCAATTAATCATTAACCTTATGAAACAGATCATGTGAACATACCGGGGCCGACTCATACCTCATGTCTCACACCCCATATGTAGTTATTTACACAAAACAGAACCCTTAATCTTATTCCTATTCCCTAAGGCTGTTTATGGTAGCCGAGACAAGACACATACAAATTTCCGTCTCTGGATTTTTGTCCTGCCCAGCTGCCAAACACTGCCTATCTTCACCATAGTCAAGGATAGGAGAACCTTCAAAAATGGGATCTTTCACAATACTAATACTAAGCTATTGCAACATGGACCATATACACAAACAGAACTCGGCACTTAACACAAACAAAAGAGCAAAATATCCATCAATAAAAATCTTGTGAGGAACCATGTTAGCTAGAGAAAAGTAAAATGGGGGGGGCATGAAGGAGGAAAATATACCTCGGTGCATACTCCCACAACTTCTTCAACCGATTCTCCATACGTGTCTTTCTTTGAAGGCTTTGAAAGCTTCTGCAGAAGGTGATTTCTGAACTTCTCTGTCTCCTGAAACAAACACAAACCAAAACAGGTACAAAAGAAGTGAATTTACCATTAAAATAAACTGAGCGAGCCCAAAAGAGTGGAAGGGAAAAAGCTCACGGCATCTGCAAATTCTGGAATAGGGTCGGGGAATTTGTACTCAGAAAAGCGGGTGGTGAGCCTATTAGGGGATGAACGTGGTAAAGTTGCGAACTTTTCGTTTGCAGAAGGAAACGAGAAACGTTGGTTGCTTCTGGGTGTGGTGCCACTTGTGAAGAAGCATAACGAACGCAACGATGggaacgaagaagaagaagaaaaagaaggaggaggagggaaGAAAGGTGCAAGACACGTAGCAGTAGTGAAAGCCATGGTCTAAATTCTAAAGAACAAAGCTTTATCTCTGGTTTCTTTTTCCTAAGCTCAAATGTCTTGAGACTCGACTCACTGTTTTTCTCACAGATTCTTTTTATCTTTGGGAAAATTAGTGTGAAGGACCGTtaagaaattttaattatcaaaagggatcaatcatattaaaattattaaaaaaattaaatagatatattttattaaagaagaattaacaaataagatttaaaaagataaaattattctatgatttttttcatcatgttctttgttttttaatttctcCTCTTTTAACATTTTCATTAGGTCAATTTTATGGTGTCTTTTGTTTGGTGTCTAACTTTTGCCTAAATTACATTTTAtagtaattttaaaatatttaaaagtttttaacttttatacttttaaatttaaaattaattattttacctATTTTAGTCGTTAGACAATACTTTTTAGGCAGTATAACAAACACTTTTTCATTATTCCGgaattttttctttctctttttttggtATATTTTCGTTTTTATTAACTTCATCTTTTTGTGCACAGATATTTTTGTTATACTTAGGTAGTTTTGTTctgtttttattattgttggGACTCTTCTAATAAGTTCTTTTTCGTTTCTGAATTCTCCATAAATCTATTTTTTAGGTGTATTATGTAATTTTTGCCAAaattattaacttttttttgttatagAATTTAATAGATTTTGTGctttattatttgtttaaattgAATGAAAATATCTATGTTTACTTATTTGTctatgataaataaaaaaaagtatcaTCAAAGATCTATATATACTGCattgtaattttattttgctattgtaaaaaataagtaatttgCTGTTACAAATTGAAATAGACACTCAACTAGAAACCAAAGCAGAATTCAGCTAATGTTTTGAAAGGTCTCTTATGTCCTTTGTTATGTTaaggaaatttaaaatttttaatctcATATTCTGTATTTTGttgtgttttgtttttttttttttttgtattgatAATCTTTATCCAAATTAAAAAACAGTCATGaaatttgtataattttataCTTTGTCTGATATCTATAATAGAttataatttgataattttgttttcaaaattcaaaaaataaaaaattttttaacataagAAAATACCCAAACAATCAATTATCATATAGTATATGCTTCTATTATTAgcctaattattttattttgagtttAATAGAATCTTATTCAGCTCATATCATCAAACGAGACTTCACTCTTATCTTAATAAAATCCTATTCAACTCATCATCAAACGAGTCTTTATTCTTATCTATTAATTGTTTCATTTTCATCTTATTTATGTATCTAGAACTTAGTTGTTATACTAACAAATTAAGAAATTTTTGGATAATATTGGAGATAATAAATATTCTAAGTCAAAATTTAAGCTCAACAATTTGTAAAACATACTAACTATGAGCAAAAACATACTAACTACACAACTAACTCAGATTTAAAGAAAATTTCTTGGTCTTAAATATGAATAAATTGGTGATCATGATTAGAAGTTAACTGCCTAGTGAAAAATACTAGTAAGCATTGACAATAGATAGAGTTTTCTTTAActttagtgaaattctaaacttGAATTGCTGCatgtattttattaataatgttatatttaattttcttttcaaattgtgtAAACTTGTACACATTGTCAAGATATGCCAATGTCAATGTCAGTGTCATACTGAAGCTTTTTAGGTAGCTGAATCTGTGCAAGATAATACCAAGCCAAAAAATGatgatattaaaattaaaaatttgaactAAGGCTTGCTCAACTTCAACCTCAACGTTACTCGAAAAAATTCAGTGCACTAACATCATCTACTTGTATAGAAgtataagaaataataatataaaagcaTTAGAGTTGTCTATCTTTAGCTAATGCATAAATATgcaaaaaatatgtataaaatatttgtCATTTATTTTGCTAGCTACTCCATGATAATATGCAAAAatacaataatttttaatccaaattgagaattaaaaaatttttatttaaaaataaattgacaATTAGgtctttaaaaatttcaatttcgattaattagtttgtaaagaaaaaaaaatactaattttgtTCTCCACGATAACAAACAGTTAACGGTAATGTTTATATATACCGTTAACTATTGTAATGCGTCTATTATTAAAAAATCGTCATATAGATAATAACTTTTGAAGTAAAACTTCACCTgtttttgtaaaatttgtaataaataaaaaaaagttaataaatattagatgaaaactaaaaagataataaatacTTTCCTATCCAAAACTACCTTGTTTCTATGTTCATATGGCAGCAATAAAACACACACCAGTATAGATAACAAAATACATAAGAAACCCTATTTCATTTTGTACTATCTATTGGTAAAAGGACATACACGTTCaccatttattattataaatgacctaattaattttttttatagaactAATTAATCTAAAATCGAAATCTTTGGGAATCTAAActcatatttaaattaaaaaaagtgcCTATTGCACTTTGCCTTCTAGATTCTACTATTCTCCTATGTCTTATAAgtattccttttcttttctcatgcCAAACGCATACACAAGCTCATACAATTTATAAAGACCATCCTTTAagccaaacaaaaaaaaaaaagctaaacTCAACCTCTCAAGAGCCAATATTAGCTTGCATTTAACTAAATCTTAAGGATCTACAAGAAAGAGGAAGATGATTCAGTAACCTCTAACAACAACCATACGTTTTCAATCAGAATAACAGTACAATGATTTATCAAAGGCTACAAACTTTGTGATTAGCCCTTTCCCCTTTGTACCCCAGACGGAAATTCTCAATCTTCTTCTCTTTCCGGAGGGAGACCACAGGGTAGAAGCATTTTCTGCACACAAAGTGAATTCATCAATAAAACGAGCAAGAACTTCTACATCTACAATATGTAGCACACATGAAAAATTCGCACACCCAGCTCTCATACTATATAGTAACAATAAGCATAAAATATGCCTAATTAAACATacactaaaataataaatatgcaATTGAAATTCCAAGTGCCAACTTTCCCAAATTGCTTGGCACAGCCTTTTGGAGGCATACAGTGTGTGATTCAAGATCCTAACTTTATATATATTCTTACGATCTAACTTTTTAAGAAATGAAAACTAGATGTATTCCATCTCATCCCCCATCTAGATGTCCATTCTCACCTCACAACTCAATCATTTCAACTTCTTCTAACATCAAGTTTACGATATAGTTCTACATATCAAGAAGATTACCAAAGAGAGAAGAAACTAGTAGCTTCACAATAAACACCTATGAACTGTAGATTTGAGAAACCAATTTCCAAGTTCTAACCAATatgaaataaaaacaaaatataaagcAAGTAACACAAACATATAATCCTTAGAAGTCATAACTAGAGACCTATTGTTAAACAATGGCCACGACCATGTGCAGCACAAATGGAAGAACCTAGAGTGCGAAAAGTGTCGCTTGTCGGGAGCGGGGCTAATACTCCCATGAAAAAGCAAGAATAGATAATATTTTACCAAAATAAGAATTAAGTAGTATGATATTCTTCATATCCATCAGAACAAAATGTATATAGCAGTAACAACTATAACTTCTCATCAGCCCTATTCAAAACCTGTCTGGCCACGACATATCTGACTAAAACAACACTCATGCATACATCAAGAAATAAGAACTTGATCATCAAACAGGACAATAGATTTAACAAGCCAAATTGCAGATACAGGAACACAAGCATACTATAATCTACAATCTATATATCAAAAGGAATggcaaaataataataattgaatcTTGCAATTAATAAGGTGActgaaatagaaaaaataaaaagaaaaagatctCAAAGTATAACCTGCATAAAGGTGTAGCGTTCTCTTCCAATGGATTCATTTTCAGCAATAGCAAAGTATGCAAGCAAAGGGTAGTGCCCAATATATGAAGCATAGCTATCACGCTGAATATTCACCGCCCACTCACTGCACATTcgaacaataaataaataaataaataaataccaaaaaaaaagagactTTTTCCCCCTGAACAAAGAAATCTCACAATCTGTTCAAATCGGCATGCCCAGTTCCAACATATTTAGCTTGGAGATGCTCAAGTTGGGAATTGATGTTAAACCTATCACTTGCCTGCATAAAATCCcccaaaaattgaaaaaggaatCATCGAACGTAGACTTCAGAAATTAATTTCGAAATGAAATTTACAAGAACTTGATTCTAATTTATTTACATAGAGCTTGAAAATAAGGGGAGAAAAAACAAATCTTTGCATTTGTTTGAGAGCATGAACTTAAGAAGAGAACAAAAGCATCGAAAGCTGAAGAGAAAAATTAGGGTTTTGAAGAAATTAGGAAGATGTGAGATTGAAGGTTCGTACCTGCATATTCCTTCTTCAGAAATTAGGAGCTACCTGTGTGTGTGAGAGAACAGAGATAGAGAGAGAAGTTGAGTTGCACTTGCACTCAAAGCTTTGAACTTGAAACTTGAAAGCTCTGGGGAAAATTAAAAAACGCGGTGTTTTACTTTTATCTATATATTATTGTTTCAGAAATATCATATTCCTcagttaatattaaaaaatataattaaatcttaaattttagaaacatattttttatttctaaaaattttaatttttacaaaatattGATGTAACATTCTCAAATTATTATGAAACAAAAGCTCCTAGTCATAGGGCAAGGTCTCGATCACGGCTCTCATATTTTTCaacttctttaatttcttcttaaaaaacattattttcgaaattttacaACAATTATAATTTGAATGTTGAGATTATAAGATTAAGCTTAACGTGGGTGTCCATCAGGATCAAAATATGCATATTAAGGTGGCACAATGTTATATTTCATTATACCATAATGATATGAACTCATAAACTTGATTGAAAAAACCATGTGAATGACATGAAAATTTGTTCGACAAAAAATACTAGATGTCCataagaatttattatttttggccagtaattaattattaatatttaaaaatatagactAAAATATGTTGTTAAATTACTAGACTAAATAAATTTGATCAATAGCtaaaaattatgataaaaaacaataaattctaataactgtataatatttctctttgttagaCACTAGAACAGCAACATTAGAGATATATACCACTTATATATATGCTCTACGTTGTTTACATAATTACAGTTCATATCAAGATGGGGTAACATCAACATGAGAATTTTATTGAACACTATTGAAgtggaaaaaagaaagaaagcaaataAACATCTTTCTTTGGATTTAGATATTTAGATCAAGATGCCAGTGTTGTAGGTGAACAACCATCAACATTACAAGCCAAGATATCTCTATAATCCCTTGATATCTTAAAAGAATCGTAAACTTGGCCATCACTGCTCTTCTTGTACTCAAACAACAGGTTTGAATGGTCAAATGCTGTGAGTTTCACAAATCCGAAGTCATGGTCTTTGAAGATGCTCCATTTCGTGTTAATGGGAGCAAACTCAGCAAGGGATGCTCCTCCTCCTCC is a window from the Arachis stenosperma cultivar V10309 chromosome 3, arast.V10309.gnm1.PFL2, whole genome shotgun sequence genome containing:
- the LOC130967988 gene encoding uncharacterized protein At4g14342 isoform X2; translated protein: MQASDRFNINSQLEHLQAKYVGTGHADLNRFEWAVNIQRDSYASYIGHYPLLAYFAIAENESIGRERYTFMQKMLLPCGLPPEREED
- the LOC130967988 gene encoding uncharacterized protein At4g14342 isoform X1, producing the protein MQASDRFNINSQLEHLQAKYVGTGHADLNRFEWAVNIQRDSYASYIGHYPLLAYFAIAENESIGRERYTFMQKMLLPCGLPPEREED
- the LOC130968031 gene encoding protein PLASTID REDOX INSENSITIVE 2, chloroplastic-like, translating into MAFTTATCLAPFFPPPPSFSSSSSFPSLRSLCFFTSGTTPRSNQRFSFPSANEKFATLPRSSPNRLTTRFSEYKFPDPIPEFADAETEKFRNHLLQKLSKPSKKDTYGESVEEVVGVCTEIFSTFLHSEYGGPGTLLVVPFIDMADAVSERGLPGGPQAARAAVKWAQSNVDKDWREWNGGDSN